A single Phragmites australis chromosome 4, lpPhrAust1.1, whole genome shotgun sequence DNA region contains:
- the LOC133914092 gene encoding uncharacterized protein LOC133914092 translates to MSCQKLSRQSLHLVLSEGRCLYSLRHMDVSKLFYPSTAEALEAEAKAKMKKNGINKIGSIGRLPKPSIHYQPYTAPVSNPYSSISAFALVGESKNKILCSDAAGNTSIYNTELRSLIAMPELNSPKGPNYVAVSMPGAAAHAKSDFDNHTDSLYIMDMNPARSCCFEVLAYDPVGNWCWGPLPEPPFFEDPEYEAPLKARFTVVDGTRICVSTTTATYSFDTVTCEWNKVGDWVLPFKAEYVPELGLWLGLSDRGPYDLCTLDNLSTAVDSSPPTVQHVGKEFELPESWSQITRALVNLGSRRFCIANGFVIDNDQDEYEFNPVTVFTGVEVLPSEGVLRMIKHKSKCFITLIRFVL, encoded by the coding sequence ATGAGCTGCCAGAAGTTGAGCCGTCAGTCTCTGCATTTGGTGTTGAGCGAGGGGCGCTGCTTGTACTCGCTGAGGCACATGGACGTATCGAAGCTCTTCTACCCATCAACGGCAGAAGCACTGGAAGCAGAGGCTAAAGCTAAGATGAAGAAGAATGGCATCAATAAAATAGGGAGCATCGGCCGTTTGCCTAAACCGAGCATACACTACCAACCATACACGGCGCCTGTGTCTAATCCCTACAGTTCGATTAGTGCGTTCGCTCTCGTTGGCgagagcaagaacaagatccTCTGCTCGGACGCGGCAGGCAACACCAGCATCTACAACACCGAGTTGCGCTCCTTGATTGCCATGCCCGAGCTGAATTCGCCCAAGGGACCTAATTATGTGGCTGTCTCCATGCCGGGTGCCGCTGCCCACGCCAAGTCTGACTTTGACAATCACACAGACAGCCTGTACATCATGGATATGAACCCTGCCAGATCGTGCTGTTTCGAGGTGCTTGCCTATGACCCTGTGGGGAACTGGTGTTGGGGTCCACTCCCGGAGCCGCCATTCTTCGAGGACCCAGAGTATGAGGCCCCCCTTAAGGCTCGCTTCACGGTGGTCGACGGCACCAGAATATGTGTGTCAACCACCACGGCGACCTACTCCTTCGACACGGTGACCTGTGAGTGGAACAAGGTGGGTGATTGGGTGCTGCCCTTCAAAGCTGAGTATGTCCCTGAGCTGGGCCTCTGGCTTGGCTTATCAGATCGCGGCCCCTATGACTTGTGCACGTTGGACAACCTCTCCACTGCCGTGGACTCTTCTCCGCCGACGGTGCAGCATGTCGGGAAGGAATTTGAACTGCCAGAGAGCTGGTCGCAGATAACGCGTGCCTTGGTGAACCTTGGCTCACGGAGGTTTTGCATTGCCAATGGCTTCGTTATTGACAATGACCAGGACGAGTATGAGTTTAACCCGGTGACTGTCTTCACCGGTGTGGAGGTGTTGCCCAGTGAAGGGGTGCTCCGCATGATCAAGCACAAGTCCAAATGTTTCATCACTCTCATCAGGTTCGTGCTCTGA
- the LOC133914091 gene encoding probable calcium-binding protein CML36 produces the protein MKLSVPFFGSSSAKKVAKRTRSKNGKSGSFGSTTSSSSDEYVSVTTPRTVLPSAASASGTKRKPAAVTREDLEVALRRVISSEEELATMLAEAEAAGLVLEEIAAAEVEDEGELKETFAVFDADGDGRISAEELRAVLASLGDERCSVEDCRRMIGGVDVDGDGFVCFDEFSRMMMHGL, from the coding sequence ATGAAGCTTAGTGTGCCGTTCTTCGGTTCCTCCTCtgccaagaaggtggccaagaGGACGAGATCAAAGAACGGCAAGAGCGGCTCCTTCGGCTCCaccacgtcgtcgtcgtccgaTGAGTACGTGTCTGTCACGACGCCGCGCACCGTCCTGCCGTCGGCCGCGTCCGCCTCCGGGACCAAGCGGAAGCCGGCGGCCGTGACGCGGGAGGATCTGGAGGTGGCGCTGCGGAGGGTGATCTCGAGCGAGGAGGAGCTGGCGACGATGctcgcggaggcggaggcggccggTCTCGTGCTGGAGGAGATCGCGGCCGCGGAGGTGGAGGACGAGGGCGAGCTCAAGGAGACGTTCGCGGTGTTCGACGCCGACGGGGACGGCAGGATCTCCGCGGAGGAGCTCCGGGCCGTGCTCGCCTCGCTCGGCGACGAGCGGTGCTCCGTCGAGGACTGCCGGCGCATGATCGGCGGCGTGGACGTCGACGGCGACGGATTCGTGTGCTTCGATGAGTTTTCACGCATGATGATGCATGGGCTGTGA